The DNA segment CTATACCATGGAATTCACCGGCGGCCAGCTGAAGGTAGCCCCGGAACACATCTGCGACAGCGTGCTGGACCTGATGCGCAAGCCCGGCCTTGCCGTGTTCGAGCGCTTCCTGACCGCCTTCGCCGACCATTCGACGGCGGCGGGCAAGGAACAGTATGTGGTGCCCTACCTGCTCAGCGCCTTTCCCGGCTGCACCGACGACGACATGCGCACCCTGTCCCGCTGGCTGGCCGCGCGCGGCTGGTCGCCCAAGCAGGTGCAATGCTTCATCCCCACCCCCGGCACCGTGGCCACGGCCATGTTCTTCGCGGGCATCGACCCGCAGGGCAACCCCGTGCCCGTGGCCCGCACCGATGCGCAACGACTGCGCCAGCACCGCATCCTGATTCCGGACTTCGGCCTGCCGCCCGCAGCGCCTGGTCGTCCGGCGGGCGGGCCCGGGAACAGGCCGGGGGGCAGGCCCAACGAGAGGCCCGGCGGGCAGGATCGGCGGGATCGGGAACGAAGGAATGACGAAGGCCGCGACCAGCGCGGCCACGGAACCGGACCGGGCGGCAGGCCGGGCGGCAAGCCTGGCGACAGATCGGGCGGGCATGGCAACGACGGGCGTAATGCCAACCGAAATGATGCACGCGATGACAAGCGCAGCACCCCGCACCCCGATTCCCGTCCCGGCTCACGGCCCGACTCCCGGCCCGGCTCTCGCCCCGGCTCGCATAGTGACAGGCGCGGCACCAAGGGGGGCGGCGGAAGAAACCGCTGACGCCGCCCGGCCTGACGGTACGTCCGGCATCACGAGCGGCGCACCGGCAAGGTACCGCTGACTGCGCCGCCCAGGCCGACCTTGCCCATCGGGCAGTGCGTCAGCTTACATCGTCATCGGAAGGGGACGACGGGCCGTCTTCTGCGGCAGGGGATACGGGGCACCCCGCGCCGCCGGGCCAGGTGCCTTCGCGAGGGGCAGCATCGCCCTTGCCGCCGCCCGAACGGTGGCGGCGCAGGGCCTGCAACGCGGCCTCGCGCACCGCGTCGCCGCCATGACGCAGCAGGGCTGCCAGCGCCGTGGCGGGCGGTGCATCGCGCCCGCTTTCCTCACGGGGCACCGGCAGGGCCAGCACCCGGCAGGCGTGCTCCTCCGGCAGGGCATGGCACAGGGCGTTTTCCGCCACCAGCAGCGCCTCCAGCGAGCCGGACCGGACAGCACGAGCCGGGGTACCGGACAGCCCGCTCTGTCCGCCAGACTCGTCCAACTCGTCGGGCGCGTTCAACTCATCGGGCTCGTCCAACTCATCGGGCTCATCGGGCTCATCGGGCGCATTCGGCCCGCCCCACCCATCGCGTACGGCAGGCCCTACCCTTTCCGGCATCCAGCCACCGGTTTCCGCCACCTCTGGCGAAAGCCCCACCGCCACCGGCCCGGCCCAGGCCGTGGGCAGCGCGCCCAGCACCGCCGCCGCCCGCCGCGCATCGCGCAGGGCCAGGTGACGCAGCACCGCCACGGTCACGGCCAGCCCCTCCGCCGTCAGCAGGCGGGCCAGCGTTACGGCGGGCACCCCCAGCAACGGGGCGAACGGTTCGGTCTCGTGCCCACCATCCCCGCAGCCAAGGCCGCCCTGCGCGAAATCTCCGCTTCCGGCAACCGCGCCTTCCCCTTCACCCGCAGGGAATGACGCGTCCGGGCCCGCAGCCTCTGCCTCCAGGCAGGCCCGCACGCTGCGCATGTCGTCCGGCCCCAGGGCCCGCATCAGCAGGCGACGCACCTGGGCCTCGCCCTCCAGCACCATATCCTCCGCCCCCGCCACGTTCGCCCCGTCTTCGCGCAGCACGGCCTCCACCTGTTCCGCGTACAGCGACCCCAGCCCGCGCCCCAGACCGCGCAGGACCCGCACGAAACGGGCCACCGCCTCGGGCCGCATGGCCGCCAACGCCTGCGCGGCGTGCACCTCGCCCAGGGCCAGGGTACGCACCACGAAACGCTGTTCCGGCGACAGCACCTGCCGGAACAGCCGCCGCCGGGCCATGCGCCGCCGTACTTCGGCGGCCAGTTCCGGCCCCAGCAGCGTCAGCACCGCGTCACGCCGCTGCGGGGCCAGCCGGGCCGCCACCACCGCCGCCGTCTGCGGGTGCCCCTCCGCCAGTCGCGCGGCAAGTTCCGCGTCGGGCAGCACCTGCAAGCGGTCGTGGACCGATTCTGCGGATTCGGTGTGGTCCGGGGTCAGCAGCGCGGTATCGTCGGACAGCAGGTCCGCCAGCGGCAGCAGCATGGACAGGGGCAGCACCAGCATCAGGCGCCCGCCCCATGGCGCGGGAGACAGCCCCCCCCGTGCGACAGGAGAGACGGGGAAGACAGGGCCGCCCGGTGCGACGGGTGCGACGGGGAAGACGGGGGCGGCATGGAGGGTGCCCCCAGCGGCGGGGGTGCCAGCTCCCGGGGTAAGGGCGGGTCGGCCTGCAACGGGGCGGCAACGGGCAGCGGCCAGTGCAGGGACACCGTGAAGGGGGTGGCCACCAGCGGCTCGCCAAGGGCCGTCCAGTCGGGGCGCAGCAGCTCTCGGGCGTGGGCGGGCTGTCCGCCCGGCTCGCCGGGGGGGGCGTCGCAGCCGGAGGTCTCTATTTCGAAATACGGCAGAAAGGCCCATTCCAGATCAAGCTGCAACTGGCGGCCAAGATGAACGCACAGCCCCGCCTCCGCATGGCCGGGCAGCCAGCCGTTGCGGCCGCTGGCACCCGGCAGGGGCGGCATGGCGTATCCACCGGCCCCCCCATGCAACCGGGTGCTTGCCTGGCGGCTTGCCGGGCCGCCCGTGCAATCGCTTGTCCTGACGCCCGTCATCATGCGCGGGTCCACGCCCAGTCCCAGCCAGGTAACCGCATCCCGCAGGGAAGGGTCGAACAACAGCGCGGCCATACCCTCCAGCGGCACCACGCCAAAGCGGTGCATGGCGGGCCGCGCCAGCAATCCGGCGCAGCCTGCCATGTCGCACAGTTGCGTCTCGCCGGGGGTGACCACGCAGCCCACGCCGCACAGGCTGCCGATGCGCCGGGCGGCGGCATCGGCGAAGCGGCGCAAGATGCGCCTGAGCAACGGCAGGCGACGCAACGCGGGCTGTCTGCCGGGATGGCGAGAGATGCCTTCCGGACCGTCTGGCCCCATCGAGCCGACTAGGCTGGCAAGGCCATCCATGCACTGGAAGGGCGAGCCGGACGGGGCCATGGCCCCCAGTGCGCGAGGGGTGCGGGTATTGCCCCCCCGACTCGGCACCACAACCAGTTCCGGCGGCTTGCCGCCACCATGCGTGGCGCGGGAGTCGCCCGTCAGGTCCGGCCCGGCGGTGCCGCCCATATGGGGCGGATGGAGCGGATGTGGCGGATGGAGCGGATGGGGCGGATGGGGGCCACCAGCAGGGCCATCCGGCGCCACGAAATCGCCAGACAGGCCAGATGAGCCAGACGGGCCAGACGGGCGCGGAGCACCGAACGGCACGTCGCCGCCTGTTCCGCCGCCACGGCGGATGCGGCGGAAAGGAAGCACCTTGCGGTGGGGTGGCCTGCGCTCCTTCATGGACCCTCCGGCGGAATTCCCGCCTTAGCTCCCCCCTACGCCAAAACGCAGCCACCGCCAAGTGCGCCGCGCGGCGCGGGCTTTACGGAGGAGCGCGGCGCGGGTATCGTCCGGCGCATCGACCACGCAACCCCGCAAGGAGGCGACATGCCCCGCCACTGGCTGTTCAAGACCGAGCCCGGCTGCTTCTCCATCGCCCACCTGGGCGCCCTGCCCGGCGCCACCACCAGTTGGGACGGCGTGCGCAACTACCAGGCCCGCAACTTCATGCGCGACATGCGCCTGGGCGACCTTGGGCTGTTCTACCACAGCGTCACCAACCCCTCGGTGGCGGGGGTGGTGGAAATCGTGCGCGAGGCCTACCCCGACCACACCGCCTGGAACCCGGAAGACCGCCACTTCGACCCGGCCTCCACGCCGGACAAGCCGCGCTGGTTCATGGTGGACGTACGGCTGGTGCGCACGTTTGCGCAGCCGGTATCGCTGGCCCTACTGCGCACCCTGCCGGAACTGGCGGACATGGAACTGTTGCGCAAGGGCAGCCGCCTTTCCGTGCAGCCGGTAAGCCCGCAGGAATACGCAACGGTGCTGCGCCTGGCCGATACCCCGGCCTGACGCCCCACCCCATCGCCCGGCCCCATTCACGGCAAGACCGCGCCCGCCGGGCATGGACCACCCAACGCAACATCACGGACACACGCCATGACCAAGGAACTGGAAGACCGCCTGACCCGGCTGGAAGAAACCGTCTATTTTCAGGAGCAGACCCTGCGCGAACTGAACGACGCGCTGGTGCGCCAACAGGCCCAACTGGACGAGGCGGAACGGCTGCTGGAAGCCACGCGCGAACGGCTGCGCTCGCTGACCAGGGCGATGGAAGACGACGGCGGCGAGGACACCGGTCCGCCGCCGCATTATCTGTAGGGAATTTCGCGCAACCGGAACAATTTCAGGCAACCGGGCCAGTTTCACGCAGCTGGTGCATTGCGCATTACCGGCGGCCGGGGCAACCCGTCCGCCGGTTTTCGTTGCAGGGCGCAAACCCGGCCTTTTCCGGCGCGGGTGAACCACACGCGTTCTCCTGAAAGACTCTCCGGAGAACCCTCGGACCGGACTGTCCACGCTCCTGTCCGCGCCCCTGTCCGCGCTCCTGTCCGCGCGAAATCCGGACCATCCCGGTGCCGATCAATCCGGGGAAGCCGGGAAAACCGGGGACACCGCGTCCCGGTCGGATGCGGCATCACCGTAAAACGCGGC comes from the Nitratidesulfovibrio sp. genome and includes:
- a CDS encoding EVE domain-containing protein, whose product is MPRHWLFKTEPGCFSIAHLGALPGATTSWDGVRNYQARNFMRDMRLGDLGLFYHSVTNPSVAGVVEIVREAYPDHTAWNPEDRHFDPASTPDKPRWFMVDVRLVRTFAQPVSLALLRTLPELADMELLRKGSRLSVQPVSPQEYATVLRLADTPA
- a CDS encoding SlyX family protein; its protein translation is MTKELEDRLTRLEETVYFQEQTLRELNDALVRQQAQLDEAERLLEATRERLRSLTRAMEDDGGEDTGPPPHYL